A window from Esox lucius isolate fEsoLuc1 chromosome 16, fEsoLuc1.pri, whole genome shotgun sequence encodes these proteins:
- the nr1i2 gene encoding nuclear receptor subfamily 1 group I member 2 isoform X1: MKNHLEILLVETRQHAERLAVESTQRSGTFPRALLSRVPDVSMSKEYLSDSPPAQNSAENNEKEWVANVCQVCGDRATGHHFHAMTCEGCKGFFRRSMKQATVFRCPRQGVCVITKFNRRECQACRLRKCQSVGMLKDLIMSDEAVEKRRSQIRRKREVERPPCLSSLQESVIEELVNAHDKTFDATFSHFQFRPIDRDLNPMSVWKGTASCPRVALNAEMDEFLSSSSTPISTSHYSCPVERKDNVFTTLPHIADLTTYMIQNIINFAKGLHSFRALAIDDQISLLKGAMFEIMQIRFNMLFNAKTGNWECGSQTYCMDDAVRAGFQRHLLDPLMQYHYTLRNLQLQEVEYVLMQAISLFSPERPGVIHHDVIDRLQENLAIVLKVHIDSKRTKPGKHLLYPKILACLTEMRTMNEEYSKQVLHIVDIQPDNSFDPLILEVVSKDP, encoded by the exons ATGAAGAATCATTTGGAAATCTTGCTAGTCGAGACTCGGCAGCATGCAGAACGACTGGCAGTTGAAAGCACACAGCGATCAG GAACGTTCCCGCGGGCCCTCCTATCGCGCGTCCCTGATGTCAGCATGAGTAAGGAGTACCTCAGCGACAGTCCCCCCGCCCAGAACTCTgcagaaaacaatgaaaaggaATGGGTTGCCaatgtgtgtcaggtgtgtggaGATCGGGCCACAGGACACCACTTCCACGCCATGACCTGTGAGGGTTGCAAGGGCTTCTTCCG GCGTTCCATGAAGCAAGCCACAGTGTTCCGATGCCCAcggcagggtgtgtgtgtcatcacCAAGTTCAACCGGCGTGAGTGCCAGGCCTGCCGACTCCGCAAATGCCAGTCCGTTGGCATGCTGAAAGATT TAATCATGTCTGACGAGGctgtggagaagaggaggagtcagatcaggaggaagagagaggttgAACGGCCACCCTGCCTCTCATCATTGCAGGAATCAGTCATTGAGGAGCTGGTCAATGCCCATGACAAGACTTTCGACGCCACCTTCTCACATTTCCAgttcagg cCCATAGACAGAGACCTTAATCCCATGTCTGTGTGGAAAGGGACCGCTAGCTGCCCGAGAGTAGCACTGAATGCGGAAATGGATGAGTTTTTGTCCTCATCCTCCACCCCCATCTCAACCTCCCATTATTCGTGTCCTGTGGAAAGGAAGGACAATGTTTTCACCACTCTGCCCCACATAGCTGACCTTACCACGTACATGATCCAGAACATCATCAACTTTGCCAAGGGACTCCACTCCTTCAG GGCCCTGGCCATAGACGACCAGATCTCTCTGTTAAAGGGGGCAATGTTCGAGATCATGCAGATCCGCTTCAACATGCTGTTCAACGCCAAGACGGGGAACTGGGAGTGTGGTTCTCAAACTTACTGCATGGATGACGCTGTCCGCG CTGGCTTTCAGCGCCACCTCCTGGATCCTCTGATGCAATATCACTACACCCTCAGGAACCTACAGCTGCAGGAGGTGGAGTATGTTCTCATGCAGGccatctccctcttctccccag AGCGTCCAGGTGTGATCCACCACGATGTGATTGACAGGCTACAGGAGAACCTGGCGATCGTGTTAAAGGTCCACATCGACTCCAAGAGGACCAAGCCGGGGAAACA CCTGCTGTACCCCAAGATTCTGGCTTGTCTAACGGAGATGAGGACAATGAATGAGGAGTACTCCAAACAGGTACTGCATATTGTGGACATCCAGCCTGACAACTCATTTGATCCTCTCATTCTGGAAGTGGTCAGCAAGGACCCCTGA
- the cfap91 gene encoding cilia- and flagella-associated protein 91 isoform X1, producing the protein MSVTVTRPFNKQNVRQQRVHDYLYDPVYTVSGEMDHARASFKANSSLDRVRKVPVYGSMFSHLPHRPRYTLRLDTTDPVPSFIERRWRGRMDQRREALQQLPGVAPCAQFQVRGCEESRVSGVDRWKFFKRPLITFAQQVPPSVVLALPKANSTVDGGNEQLPSPFQRTVGIQTDFRDSEAQTDPYTPEYVVRPGSAPPELLTLATLSWGRGLPAGLAEVEMIERARVRRAWEATLPPLNDLSQLDKRKRMMDEMERKEWAFREDEIQKLQEARLALLKGQLSRREEVQQEATAGRLDLQYSQQQKDKENKLKKIRNNYIISMRKLTAKRRNVEGKLERRDIINEYSDYSSQTYAPLSRVGRFPDRHSQCNVVQSRYLDTYEGLLELEAGLPVWVTEPRIKAPMPKASQGFVKRSVRREMDLMKTHQALKEKSRVEEKKALRFLFKTEKAVPRPQTPVVHAPPEGDEERELAVIFLQKLLRGRYIQNQMFEGKEKHLELIQELRTTHALQKEEQELQAADRQLTLALQRDREQHTHKASLAASYWAGMAGAELADMLDFLSKELIRLQEERRIHAFSLLAERDRRRREAEESGRRQVEETRRREEDEIFKQVVQVHQDTVDLYLEDIILGTVEQTADQQARQEIHRVAEEVNNIAYAMEENRSSLQSEEIVAELIYRFLIPEVQKIDFRDRVRQSQHRHLQAARRIIHGGDEGNVDTPSNPPGRPLSPADKTSKQLLEEMITCVEQEQDGGDSGEEECSEGGGAQ; encoded by the exons ATGAGCGTAACAGTAACGCGACCATTTAATAAGCAAAATGTCAGACAACAACGGGTACACGACTATTTGTATG ACCCGGTATACACAGTCTCCGGGGAAATGGACCATGCAAGAGCCAGTTTTAAAGCAAATTCATCCCTTGACCGGGTG AGGAAAGTTCCAGTGTATGGGTCTATGTTCAGTCATCTACCTCACCGCCCTCGTTACACTCTACGCCTGGACACCACGGACCCTGTACCATCGTTTATCGAGCGCCGCTGGCGAGGCCGCATGGATCAGCGGAGAGAAGCACTGCAGCAGCTGCCAGG GGTGGCTCCCTGCGCTCAGTTTCAGGTCAGAGGGTGTGAAGAGAGCCGGGTGTCAGGCGTCGATCGTTGGAAGTTCTTCAAGCG CCCGCTGATCACCTTCGCTCAGCAGGTTCCACCCAGTGTCGTCTTGGCCTTGCCTAA AGCTAACTCTACAGTGGATGGGGGTAATGAACAGCTGCCCAGTCCATTTCAGCGCACTGTGGGGATTCAGACGGACTTCAGGGACAGTGAGGCCCAGACCGACCCCTATACCCCAGAATATGTAGTACGTCCTGGATCCGCCCCCCCAGAGCTGCTGACACTGGCCACACTGTCATGGG GTCGTGGTCTTCCGGCAGGGCTGGCGGAGGTGGAGATGATTGAGCGGGCGAGGGTGAGGCGGGCATGGGAGGCCACTCTTCCCCCTCTGAATGACCTGAGCCAGCTGGACAAGAGGAAAAGGATGATGGAcgagatggagaggaaggagtGGGCCTTCAGGGAGGATGAGATCCAAAA GCTGCAGGAGGCTCGCCTGGCCCTGCTTAAGGGTCAGCTAAGTCGTAGGGAGGAGGTTCAGCAGGAGGCCACGGCGGGCAGGCTGGACCTCCAGTACTCCCAGCAACAGAAAGACAAGGAGAACAAGCTGAAGAAGATACGTAACAACTACATCATCT CGATGAGGAAGCTTACAGCAAAGAGGAGGAATGTGGAGGGAAAGCTGGAGCGCCGTGACATCATTAATGAGTACTCCGACTACTCGTCCCAGACGTATGCCCCTCTGTCCCGCGTGGGCCGGTTCCCCGACCGCCACTCCCAGTGCAACGTGGTCCAGAGCCGCTACCTCGACACTTACGAAG GTCTGCTTGAGCTGGAGGCAGGACTTCCTGTCTGGGTGACTGAGCCACGTATCAAAGCCCCCATGCCCAAAGCCAGCCAGGGCTTCGTCAAACGCTCTGTACGCCGAGAGATGGACCTCATGAAGACACACCAG GCTCTGAAGGAGAAATCCCGTGTGGAGGAGAAGAAGGCGCTACGCTTCCTCTTCAAGACAGAGAAGGCGGTTCCTCGACCACAGACCCCCGTGGTGCATGCTCCCCCTGAG gggGACGAGGAGAGAGAGCTGGCTGTCATATTCTTGCAGAAGCTGCTAAGAGGAAGGTATATTCAGAACCAG ATGTTTGAGGGGAAGGAGAAACATCTGGAACTGATCCAGGAGCTGAGGACCACTCATGCCCTGCAGAAGGAGGAGCAGGAACTccaggcagcagacagacagctcacACTGGCtctgcagagagacagagaacaacaCACGCACAAG GCGTCACTGGCAGCCAGCTACTGGGCCGGTATGGCAGGGGCGGAGCTTGCCGACATGCTGGACTTTCTGTCAAAGGAGCTGATTCGCCTGCAGGAGGAGCGCAGGATCCACGCCTTCTCCTTACTGGCCGAGAGAGACCGCCGCCGCCGAGAGGCcgaggagagtgggaggagacaggtggaggagaCGAGACGTAGAGAGGAGGACGAGATCTTCAAACAG GTGGTGCAGGTGCACCAGGATACAGTTGACCTGTACCTGGAGGACATTATCCTGGGGACTGTGGAACAGACAGCAGACCAACAGGCCAGGCAGGAGATCCACAGGGTGGCAGAGGAGGTCAACAACATAGCCTACGCCATGGAGGAGAA TCGAAGCAGCCTGCAGTCCGAGGAGATTGTAGCAGAGCTTATATACCGCTTCCTAATTCCCGAGGTGCAGAAGATCGATTTCAGGGATCGAG TGCGTCAGAGCCAGCATAGGCACCTCCAGGCAGCCCGGCGGATTATCCACGGGGGTGACGAGGGCAATGTGGACACTCCTTCCAACCCCCCTGGGCGTCCCCTCTCACCCGCAGACAAGACCTCCAAACAGCTCCTGGAGGAGATGATCACCTGTGTGGAGCAGGAGCAGGATGGAGGAGAcagtggagaggaggagtgCAGCGAAGGGGGAGGGGCACAGTAG
- the cfap91 gene encoding cilia- and flagella-associated protein 91 isoform X2: MFSHLPHRPRYTLRLDTTDPVPSFIERRWRGRMDQRREALQQLPGVAPCAQFQVRGCEESRVSGVDRWKFFKRPLITFAQQVPPSVVLALPKANSTVDGGNEQLPSPFQRTVGIQTDFRDSEAQTDPYTPEYVVRPGSAPPELLTLATLSWGRGLPAGLAEVEMIERARVRRAWEATLPPLNDLSQLDKRKRMMDEMERKEWAFREDEIQKLQEARLALLKGQLSRREEVQQEATAGRLDLQYSQQQKDKENKLKKIRNNYIISMRKLTAKRRNVEGKLERRDIINEYSDYSSQTYAPLSRVGRFPDRHSQCNVVQSRYLDTYEGLLELEAGLPVWVTEPRIKAPMPKASQGFVKRSVRREMDLMKTHQALKEKSRVEEKKALRFLFKTEKAVPRPQTPVVHAPPEGDEERELAVIFLQKLLRGRYIQNQMFEGKEKHLELIQELRTTHALQKEEQELQAADRQLTLALQRDREQHTHKASLAASYWAGMAGAELADMLDFLSKELIRLQEERRIHAFSLLAERDRRRREAEESGRRQVEETRRREEDEIFKQVVQVHQDTVDLYLEDIILGTVEQTADQQARQEIHRVAEEVNNIAYAMEENRSSLQSEEIVAELIYRFLIPEVQKIDFRDRVRQSQHRHLQAARRIIHGGDEGNVDTPSNPPGRPLSPADKTSKQLLEEMITCVEQEQDGGDSGEEECSEGGGAQ, translated from the exons ATGTTCAGTCATCTACCTCACCGCCCTCGTTACACTCTACGCCTGGACACCACGGACCCTGTACCATCGTTTATCGAGCGCCGCTGGCGAGGCCGCATGGATCAGCGGAGAGAAGCACTGCAGCAGCTGCCAGG GGTGGCTCCCTGCGCTCAGTTTCAGGTCAGAGGGTGTGAAGAGAGCCGGGTGTCAGGCGTCGATCGTTGGAAGTTCTTCAAGCG CCCGCTGATCACCTTCGCTCAGCAGGTTCCACCCAGTGTCGTCTTGGCCTTGCCTAA AGCTAACTCTACAGTGGATGGGGGTAATGAACAGCTGCCCAGTCCATTTCAGCGCACTGTGGGGATTCAGACGGACTTCAGGGACAGTGAGGCCCAGACCGACCCCTATACCCCAGAATATGTAGTACGTCCTGGATCCGCCCCCCCAGAGCTGCTGACACTGGCCACACTGTCATGGG GTCGTGGTCTTCCGGCAGGGCTGGCGGAGGTGGAGATGATTGAGCGGGCGAGGGTGAGGCGGGCATGGGAGGCCACTCTTCCCCCTCTGAATGACCTGAGCCAGCTGGACAAGAGGAAAAGGATGATGGAcgagatggagaggaaggagtGGGCCTTCAGGGAGGATGAGATCCAAAA GCTGCAGGAGGCTCGCCTGGCCCTGCTTAAGGGTCAGCTAAGTCGTAGGGAGGAGGTTCAGCAGGAGGCCACGGCGGGCAGGCTGGACCTCCAGTACTCCCAGCAACAGAAAGACAAGGAGAACAAGCTGAAGAAGATACGTAACAACTACATCATCT CGATGAGGAAGCTTACAGCAAAGAGGAGGAATGTGGAGGGAAAGCTGGAGCGCCGTGACATCATTAATGAGTACTCCGACTACTCGTCCCAGACGTATGCCCCTCTGTCCCGCGTGGGCCGGTTCCCCGACCGCCACTCCCAGTGCAACGTGGTCCAGAGCCGCTACCTCGACACTTACGAAG GTCTGCTTGAGCTGGAGGCAGGACTTCCTGTCTGGGTGACTGAGCCACGTATCAAAGCCCCCATGCCCAAAGCCAGCCAGGGCTTCGTCAAACGCTCTGTACGCCGAGAGATGGACCTCATGAAGACACACCAG GCTCTGAAGGAGAAATCCCGTGTGGAGGAGAAGAAGGCGCTACGCTTCCTCTTCAAGACAGAGAAGGCGGTTCCTCGACCACAGACCCCCGTGGTGCATGCTCCCCCTGAG gggGACGAGGAGAGAGAGCTGGCTGTCATATTCTTGCAGAAGCTGCTAAGAGGAAGGTATATTCAGAACCAG ATGTTTGAGGGGAAGGAGAAACATCTGGAACTGATCCAGGAGCTGAGGACCACTCATGCCCTGCAGAAGGAGGAGCAGGAACTccaggcagcagacagacagctcacACTGGCtctgcagagagacagagaacaacaCACGCACAAG GCGTCACTGGCAGCCAGCTACTGGGCCGGTATGGCAGGGGCGGAGCTTGCCGACATGCTGGACTTTCTGTCAAAGGAGCTGATTCGCCTGCAGGAGGAGCGCAGGATCCACGCCTTCTCCTTACTGGCCGAGAGAGACCGCCGCCGCCGAGAGGCcgaggagagtgggaggagacaggtggaggagaCGAGACGTAGAGAGGAGGACGAGATCTTCAAACAG GTGGTGCAGGTGCACCAGGATACAGTTGACCTGTACCTGGAGGACATTATCCTGGGGACTGTGGAACAGACAGCAGACCAACAGGCCAGGCAGGAGATCCACAGGGTGGCAGAGGAGGTCAACAACATAGCCTACGCCATGGAGGAGAA TCGAAGCAGCCTGCAGTCCGAGGAGATTGTAGCAGAGCTTATATACCGCTTCCTAATTCCCGAGGTGCAGAAGATCGATTTCAGGGATCGAG TGCGTCAGAGCCAGCATAGGCACCTCCAGGCAGCCCGGCGGATTATCCACGGGGGTGACGAGGGCAATGTGGACACTCCTTCCAACCCCCCTGGGCGTCCCCTCTCACCCGCAGACAAGACCTCCAAACAGCTCCTGGAGGAGATGATCACCTGTGTGGAGCAGGAGCAGGATGGAGGAGAcagtggagaggaggagtgCAGCGAAGGGGGAGGGGCACAGTAG
- the nr1i2 gene encoding nuclear receptor subfamily 1 group I member 2 isoform X4, with protein sequence MKQATVFRCPRQGVCVITKFNRRECQACRLRKCQSVGMLKDLIMSDEAVEKRRSQIRRKREVERPPCLSSLQESVIEELVNAHDKTFDATFSHFQFRPIDRDLNPMSVWKGTASCPRVALNAEMDEFLSSSSTPISTSHYSCPVERKDNVFTTLPHIADLTTYMIQNIINFAKGLHSFRALAIDDQISLLKGAMFEIMQIRFNMLFNAKTGNWECGSQTYCMDDAVRAGFQRHLLDPLMQYHYTLRNLQLQEVEYVLMQAISLFSPERPGVIHHDVIDRLQENLAIVLKVHIDSKRTKPGKHLLYPKILACLTEMRTMNEEYSKQVLHIVDIQPDNSFDPLILEVVSKDP encoded by the exons ATGAAGCAAGCCACAGTGTTCCGATGCCCAcggcagggtgtgtgtgtcatcacCAAGTTCAACCGGCGTGAGTGCCAGGCCTGCCGACTCCGCAAATGCCAGTCCGTTGGCATGCTGAAAGATT TAATCATGTCTGACGAGGctgtggagaagaggaggagtcagatcaggaggaagagagaggttgAACGGCCACCCTGCCTCTCATCATTGCAGGAATCAGTCATTGAGGAGCTGGTCAATGCCCATGACAAGACTTTCGACGCCACCTTCTCACATTTCCAgttcagg cCCATAGACAGAGACCTTAATCCCATGTCTGTGTGGAAAGGGACCGCTAGCTGCCCGAGAGTAGCACTGAATGCGGAAATGGATGAGTTTTTGTCCTCATCCTCCACCCCCATCTCAACCTCCCATTATTCGTGTCCTGTGGAAAGGAAGGACAATGTTTTCACCACTCTGCCCCACATAGCTGACCTTACCACGTACATGATCCAGAACATCATCAACTTTGCCAAGGGACTCCACTCCTTCAG GGCCCTGGCCATAGACGACCAGATCTCTCTGTTAAAGGGGGCAATGTTCGAGATCATGCAGATCCGCTTCAACATGCTGTTCAACGCCAAGACGGGGAACTGGGAGTGTGGTTCTCAAACTTACTGCATGGATGACGCTGTCCGCG CTGGCTTTCAGCGCCACCTCCTGGATCCTCTGATGCAATATCACTACACCCTCAGGAACCTACAGCTGCAGGAGGTGGAGTATGTTCTCATGCAGGccatctccctcttctccccag AGCGTCCAGGTGTGATCCACCACGATGTGATTGACAGGCTACAGGAGAACCTGGCGATCGTGTTAAAGGTCCACATCGACTCCAAGAGGACCAAGCCGGGGAAACA CCTGCTGTACCCCAAGATTCTGGCTTGTCTAACGGAGATGAGGACAATGAATGAGGAGTACTCCAAACAGGTACTGCATATTGTGGACATCCAGCCTGACAACTCATTTGATCCTCTCATTCTGGAAGTGGTCAGCAAGGACCCCTGA
- the nr1i2 gene encoding nuclear receptor subfamily 1 group I member 2 isoform X2: MSKEYLSDSPPAQNSAENNEKEWVANVCQVCGDRATGHHFHAMTCEGCKGFFRRSMKQATVFRCPRQGVCVITKFNRRECQACRLRKCQSVGMLKDLIMSDEAVEKRRSQIRRKREVERPPCLSSLQESVIEELVNAHDKTFDATFSHFQFRPIDRDLNPMSVWKGTASCPRVALNAEMDEFLSSSSTPISTSHYSCPVERKDNVFTTLPHIADLTTYMIQNIINFAKGLHSFRALAIDDQISLLKGAMFEIMQIRFNMLFNAKTGNWECGSQTYCMDDAVRAGFQRHLLDPLMQYHYTLRNLQLQEVEYVLMQAISLFSPERPGVIHHDVIDRLQENLAIVLKVHIDSKRTKPGKHLLYPKILACLTEMRTMNEEYSKQVLHIVDIQPDNSFDPLILEVVSKDP; this comes from the exons ATGAGTAAGGAGTACCTCAGCGACAGTCCCCCCGCCCAGAACTCTgcagaaaacaatgaaaaggaATGGGTTGCCaatgtgtgtcaggtgtgtggaGATCGGGCCACAGGACACCACTTCCACGCCATGACCTGTGAGGGTTGCAAGGGCTTCTTCCG GCGTTCCATGAAGCAAGCCACAGTGTTCCGATGCCCAcggcagggtgtgtgtgtcatcacCAAGTTCAACCGGCGTGAGTGCCAGGCCTGCCGACTCCGCAAATGCCAGTCCGTTGGCATGCTGAAAGATT TAATCATGTCTGACGAGGctgtggagaagaggaggagtcagatcaggaggaagagagaggttgAACGGCCACCCTGCCTCTCATCATTGCAGGAATCAGTCATTGAGGAGCTGGTCAATGCCCATGACAAGACTTTCGACGCCACCTTCTCACATTTCCAgttcagg cCCATAGACAGAGACCTTAATCCCATGTCTGTGTGGAAAGGGACCGCTAGCTGCCCGAGAGTAGCACTGAATGCGGAAATGGATGAGTTTTTGTCCTCATCCTCCACCCCCATCTCAACCTCCCATTATTCGTGTCCTGTGGAAAGGAAGGACAATGTTTTCACCACTCTGCCCCACATAGCTGACCTTACCACGTACATGATCCAGAACATCATCAACTTTGCCAAGGGACTCCACTCCTTCAG GGCCCTGGCCATAGACGACCAGATCTCTCTGTTAAAGGGGGCAATGTTCGAGATCATGCAGATCCGCTTCAACATGCTGTTCAACGCCAAGACGGGGAACTGGGAGTGTGGTTCTCAAACTTACTGCATGGATGACGCTGTCCGCG CTGGCTTTCAGCGCCACCTCCTGGATCCTCTGATGCAATATCACTACACCCTCAGGAACCTACAGCTGCAGGAGGTGGAGTATGTTCTCATGCAGGccatctccctcttctccccag AGCGTCCAGGTGTGATCCACCACGATGTGATTGACAGGCTACAGGAGAACCTGGCGATCGTGTTAAAGGTCCACATCGACTCCAAGAGGACCAAGCCGGGGAAACA CCTGCTGTACCCCAAGATTCTGGCTTGTCTAACGGAGATGAGGACAATGAATGAGGAGTACTCCAAACAGGTACTGCATATTGTGGACATCCAGCCTGACAACTCATTTGATCCTCTCATTCTGGAAGTGGTCAGCAAGGACCCCTGA
- the nr1i2 gene encoding nuclear receptor subfamily 1 group I member 2 isoform X3 — MKNHLEILLVETRQHAERLAVESTQRSGTFPRALLSRVPDVSMSKEYLSDSPPAQNSAENNEKEWVANVCQVCGDRATGHHFHAMTCEGCKGFFRRSMKQATVFRCPRQGVCVITKFNRRECQACRLRKCQSVGMLKDLIMSDEAVEKRRSQIRRKREVERPPCLSSLQESVIEELVNAHDKTFDATFSHFQFRPIDRDLNPMSVWKGTASCPRVALNAEMDEFLSSSSTPISTSHYSCPVERKDNVFTTLPHIADLTTYMIQNIINFAKGLHSFRALAIDDQISLLKGAMFEIMQIRFNMLFNAKTGNWECGSQTYCMDDAVRAGFQRHLLDPLMQYHYTLRNLQLQEVEYVLMQAISLFSPVRLN, encoded by the exons ATGAAGAATCATTTGGAAATCTTGCTAGTCGAGACTCGGCAGCATGCAGAACGACTGGCAGTTGAAAGCACACAGCGATCAG GAACGTTCCCGCGGGCCCTCCTATCGCGCGTCCCTGATGTCAGCATGAGTAAGGAGTACCTCAGCGACAGTCCCCCCGCCCAGAACTCTgcagaaaacaatgaaaaggaATGGGTTGCCaatgtgtgtcaggtgtgtggaGATCGGGCCACAGGACACCACTTCCACGCCATGACCTGTGAGGGTTGCAAGGGCTTCTTCCG GCGTTCCATGAAGCAAGCCACAGTGTTCCGATGCCCAcggcagggtgtgtgtgtcatcacCAAGTTCAACCGGCGTGAGTGCCAGGCCTGCCGACTCCGCAAATGCCAGTCCGTTGGCATGCTGAAAGATT TAATCATGTCTGACGAGGctgtggagaagaggaggagtcagatcaggaggaagagagaggttgAACGGCCACCCTGCCTCTCATCATTGCAGGAATCAGTCATTGAGGAGCTGGTCAATGCCCATGACAAGACTTTCGACGCCACCTTCTCACATTTCCAgttcagg cCCATAGACAGAGACCTTAATCCCATGTCTGTGTGGAAAGGGACCGCTAGCTGCCCGAGAGTAGCACTGAATGCGGAAATGGATGAGTTTTTGTCCTCATCCTCCACCCCCATCTCAACCTCCCATTATTCGTGTCCTGTGGAAAGGAAGGACAATGTTTTCACCACTCTGCCCCACATAGCTGACCTTACCACGTACATGATCCAGAACATCATCAACTTTGCCAAGGGACTCCACTCCTTCAG GGCCCTGGCCATAGACGACCAGATCTCTCTGTTAAAGGGGGCAATGTTCGAGATCATGCAGATCCGCTTCAACATGCTGTTCAACGCCAAGACGGGGAACTGGGAGTGTGGTTCTCAAACTTACTGCATGGATGACGCTGTCCGCG CTGGCTTTCAGCGCCACCTCCTGGATCCTCTGATGCAATATCACTACACCCTCAGGAACCTACAGCTGCAGGAGGTGGAGTATGTTCTCATGCAGGccatctccctcttctccccag TACGTCTGAATTAG